One segment of Streptomyces sp. YIM 121038 DNA contains the following:
- a CDS encoding oxidoreductase, whose product MLAEYATFGLAPAMRAGGVLASGAYQVHRDFVDFVVNGRPLLFQLADLDAVSPLASDIPPAIFTTHVRRLLLEADPPLLDGRYVIYGCPECEGLECGAVTAVIERADDDYVWRDFAWQTSDHADLELNGYRGIGPFRFHGGEYREQLGRLLTGDDPGAVRRRVLLVGARVALLAKLAAALRTIGIGAEITADAAGVPAEELRTYGAVAFGQAVPEGVRGSVREAFERAGVDVAYVDGLAPIVPLLVAQIEYALDPGPVAQRRLARLAVTDGAVVTEVTSPCRVRLTAYRLGRLRRPRVHEVFDEVLEPGEHRVALPGGAPYVVARSSDAVLVAAAATG is encoded by the coding sequence ATGCTTGCCGAGTACGCGACCTTCGGCCTGGCACCGGCGATGCGCGCCGGTGGAGTTCTCGCGAGCGGTGCCTACCAAGTGCACCGCGACTTCGTCGACTTCGTGGTGAACGGCCGCCCGCTGCTGTTCCAGCTCGCCGACCTCGACGCCGTCTCCCCGCTCGCGTCCGACATCCCCCCGGCGATCTTCACCACGCATGTGCGCAGGCTCCTCCTGGAGGCGGACCCGCCGCTGCTCGACGGCCGGTACGTCATCTACGGCTGTCCCGAGTGCGAGGGCCTGGAGTGCGGCGCGGTCACGGCCGTCATCGAGCGCGCCGACGACGACTACGTGTGGCGGGACTTCGCCTGGCAGACCTCCGACCACGCCGACCTGGAGCTGAACGGCTACCGCGGCATAGGCCCGTTCCGCTTCCACGGCGGGGAGTACCGCGAGCAGCTCGGCCGCCTGCTCACCGGCGACGACCCGGGCGCCGTGCGGCGCCGCGTGCTCCTCGTCGGGGCGCGCGTCGCGCTGCTCGCGAAGCTCGCGGCGGCCCTGCGCACCATCGGCATCGGCGCGGAGATCACCGCGGACGCGGCGGGCGTACCGGCGGAGGAGCTGCGCACGTACGGGGCCGTGGCGTTCGGGCAGGCCGTGCCCGAGGGGGTGCGGGGCTCCGTGCGCGAGGCGTTCGAGCGCGCCGGGGTCGACGTCGCGTACGTCGACGGGCTCGCGCCGATCGTGCCGCTGCTCGTCGCGCAGATCGAGTACGCCCTGGACCCGGGCCCCGTGGCCCAGCGGCGCCTGGCGCGGCTCGCGGTCACGGACGGGGCGGTCGTCACGGAGGTCACGTCCCCGTGCCGGGTGCGCCTCACGGCCTACCGCCTCGGCCGCCTGCGCCGCCCGCGGGTGCACGAGGTGTTCGACGAGGTCCTGGAGCCCGGGGAGCACCGGGTGGCCTTGCCGGGCGGGGCGCCGTACGTGGTGGCGCGCAGCTCCGACGCGGTCCTGGTGGCGGCCGCCGCCACGGGCTGA